The DNA sequence CCGGCCGTTCTGATTGTCGATTCGGTACAGTCGGTATACCGCAGCGAAATTGACGGGGTGCCCGGCAGCGTCAGCCAGGTGCGCGAAGTAGCCTCGGAACTGGTCCGGCTGGCCAAGGAGGAAAATATTGCTATATTCCTGGTGGGACACGTGACGAAGGAAGGGGTCATGGCCGGACCGCGCCTGTTAGAGCACATGGTAGACTGTGTCCTCTACCTGGAGGGGGACCGCTATCACAGCTTCCGCATCCTCCGCGGGGTGAAGAACCGCTTCGGTTCGACCAACGAGATCGGGGTTTTTATGATGGAAGAAGAAGGGATGGTTGAAGTGGCCAATCCCTCGCACCTGTTTATAACCCAGAGACAGGAGCAGGCTCCGGGTGCGGTTATCACGGCCAGCATGGAAGGGACCCGCCCCCTGCTGGTCGAGATCCAGTCGCTGGTGGCCCCGACCAGCTATCCCTCACCGAAACGGACTTCAACGGGTATAGACTTAAACCGGGTTGCCCTGGTTCTGGCGGTTCTTGAAAAGCATGCCGGGATATCTTTCTTCGGACTCGATACCTTTGTCAACGCCGTCGGCGGAGTGCGTCTTTATGAAACGGCTGCCGACCTGGCCCTGGCTTTGAGCCTTACTTCAAGCCTGAAGGGCGTGAGCCTGAACGGAGATACAGTTGCCGCCGGGGAGATAGGCTTAACCGGTGAAATACGCCCGGTGAGCCGGATCCGCCAGCGCCTGGGAGAGGCAGCCAAACTTGGTTTCAAGAGATTTATCCTGCCCCAGGCCAATATTACCGAGCTAAAGGGGAGCAGAAAGGAATTTAAAGATCTCCAGCTCATCGGGGTGGATAATATAAAGGAAACAATCGGTATATCTCTGCTGCGAAGTTAGGATCATAATTGTTAGGTTTATAAGTAAGACTCACTAACTTAAATCAGGGTGCGAATTTTTGATAAAACCTCCGAGGTGACCGTTGCGGGAAGAGAAGCCAGGTATTCTACCTGTCGTGAACGCCAGTCCAGACTTTTTACCTGGTCGGTAAGTATAACACCGGATACCTGTAAATTTTCAGGGAGTAAAACTTCAAAGGGATACCCTTTTATTGCATTGGTAATCGGACAAAAGATTGCGAGCCCGACTTTTTGGTTGTAGGATTGAGGAGATATGCAAAGAGCCGGACGACGTCCTGACTGTTCATGACCTGACTGGGGAGAAAAGTCAATCCAGACCAGATCGCCCCGTTTTGGTATATAGTCATATTTCATTACCAGATCTCCTTACCTTGAGGTTCTCCGGTATCAATTTCGTAATGAACATTTTCTTCATTAACCTGATTCAGAAGTTGTTCCAATTGATAACTTTGTTCATCTTCAACCGGCTTAACACTAAGTTTTCCATTTTCGATTGTCAGTTCTACACGGCTGTTTTCTTTTATTTTAACCTCACTGGCGAAGGCTTTTGGAATCCTGATAGCCAGACTGTTACCCCATTTTAATATTTTAACCAACACCAAAAACACCTTCCTCAAATTCAGATCGCCGTATCTACAATGATTATACATAATGGGATGATTTCGGTCAATAAAGCCAAAATCCGCGCGGCCGCACGGATTTTGGCTTACTTAATTTGCTTTCAACGGAGGTAATGAAAGCATTACAGAGCCCTAAGGTAGATCTCCTCGTAAGCTTTAACGGTGAGATCACGCGGGTTGCCGATTGTCTGCGGGTCGTTGAAGGCTTCCTGGGCCAGGCGGGGGATATCTGATTCCTTGATTCCCAGTTCGCTCAGTTTGGGTATGCCAATATCACTTGCCAGGTCGCGTACTTCCTCGACAGCGGCCAGGGCGGCTTCGCGCTCGGTCATCCCGAAAGTGGGCACGCCTAAGGCCAGGGCTATCCGGGCATACTTGGCCGGTTCACCCATCCAGTTGTATTCCATTACCGGTACAAGCGTAGAGCCGACAACGATTCCATGATGAACAGGGAATATGCCACCCATGGTCTGGGTCATGGCATGGACAGCTCCGGCGCTTTCAGCACCGTAGGAAAGACCGGCCAGCATGGCGCTCATGGCCATGTAATAGCGGGCTTCCACATCCTGGCCGTAGGCAACAGCCCGGCGCAGGTACTTGCCGGCATACTCGATGGCGAGCAGGGCGACGGCATCTGTTGCCGGTTGGGCGTAGGCGCAGGTATAGCATTCGATGGCGTGGCATAATGCATCCATTCCGGTTCCGGCGGTTACCTCGGCCGGCATTGACAGATGCAGCAGAGGGTCGACCAGCGCCAGGTGAGCGGCGATCAACGGGCCGCCCACGTTGAACTTGTACTGGCGGGCCGGGTCGGTAATTACTGCCCACAAGGTAACCTCGCTGCCTGTTCCCGCAGTAGTGGGGATACAGGCCAG is a window from the Bacillota bacterium genome containing:
- the radA gene encoding DNA repair protein RadA; this encodes MAKKKTLFCCGSCGHESHRWLGRCPGCGEWNTMNEVTLAPSKRSAAPGGRARKSDSRVVTLSDVKSTEEERFATGITEFDRVLGGGLVSGSVVLLGGDPGIGKSTLLLQAAANLADRKKVFYASGEESLQQIKMRASRLNIKDSFFTAAVTELETLCEAAVSLEPAVLIVDSVQSVYRSEIDGVPGSVSQVREVASELVRLAKEENIAIFLVGHVTKEGVMAGPRLLEHMVDCVLYLEGDRYHSFRILRGVKNRFGSTNEIGVFMMEEEGMVEVANPSHLFITQRQEQAPGAVITASMEGTRPLLVEIQSLVAPTSYPSPKRTSTGIDLNRVALVLAVLEKHAGISFFGLDTFVNAVGGVRLYETAADLALALSLTSSLKGVSLNGDTVAAGEIGLTGEIRPVSRIRQRLGEAAKLGFKRFILPQANITELKGSRKEFKDLQLIGVDNIKETIGISLLRS
- the mazF gene encoding endoribonuclease MazF; its protein translation is MKYDYIPKRGDLVWIDFSPQSGHEQSGRRPALCISPQSYNQKVGLAIFCPITNAIKGYPFEVLLPENLQVSGVILTDQVKSLDWRSRQVEYLASLPATVTSEVLSKIRTLI
- a CDS encoding AbrB/MazE/SpoVT family DNA-binding domain-containing protein — protein: MLVKILKWGNSLAIRIPKAFASEVKIKENSRVELTIENGKLSVKPVEDEQSYQLEQLLNQVNEENVHYEIDTGEPQGKEIW
- a CDS encoding iron-containing alcohol dehydrogenase, whose protein sequence is MKHALGAVNHLPNELAILGVKKPLIVTDQGVVKAGLLDQVLKPLKDASVSYVLYDQVVFNPPLATVAAGTEMYHKNGCDGLVAVGGGSSMDCAKAIGVEIAHDEPVLEYECAEGKKELSKRIPPLACIPTTAGTGSEVTLWAVITDPARQYKFNVGGPLIAAHLALVDPLLHLSMPAEVTAGTGMDALCHAIECYTCAYAQPATDAVALLAIEYAGKYLRRAVAYGQDVEARYYMAMSAMLAGLSYGAESAGAVHAMTQTMGGIFPVHHGIVVGSTLVPVMEYNWMGEPAKYARIALALGVPTFGMTEREAALAAVEEVRDLASDIGIPKLSELGIKESDIPRLAQEAFNDPQTIGNPRDLTVKAYEEIYLRAL